From a region of the Daphnia magna isolate NIES linkage group LG1, ASM2063170v1.1, whole genome shotgun sequence genome:
- the LOC116923032 gene encoding proton channel OtopLc isoform X2: MHEDDEMVVDVQPTETMQLNSDCETIGNFAILGRKDSGIGVPIGCEPQSEPITPINEYCSPDCDLGFPNRNWIPVELKPSTAPSSAKLTIVLAENIASSDWIDQIEAGEAIKQKRDQTLKTRTSPGYKTTFLHLPNHCERRATTREGTPSAMSTCTAVNVAAVPDTLSKRWKKRGDDAVLAVISAMYAKFLIVLGLAFPMTEVISNHVTSSSYLGFYLYLYFGCIAYFLYVFITLVRNKANKNRRSFCGTKQSMVEFKERDDFLDEVTHHPRSYSDPTWNKPTHHGSFYLRIGAVSFGVGSMIYSGLEFAQYFEIDAGSYCDNILMAVTPATRMVFTFIQMYFIFLNAKMGVCKPKAIAYFGLMHMVATNLCVWLNVIIEETKHEILQFHHNVSSHGHGHGVKTTTAKYITTEDAAHAEALVDPKDILQSNQAIFSRSLLDECKRSEVMGHLVQDASPLLFPCAIEYSLICAAILYVMWKNVAAGGLDEDRRYSTNSSAGGRRSRHHYSVDCAKANKGLFAGIFVLVLTIISLILFFALINNPEYRAMAIMEVGAARFVLFCMAFVATIIGIIQVRELRYDSSRHFDLDDVLLIFGQIGLMAYNIFTVIAGYYTMNEDEDGALVLLSALAALFQAVTQTLFILDASRRNTYSVDQQTRKPGREVVTFLLVCNFAMWTVNTLEKSRADVNPVQLQFYGLWPWIIIMNVCMPLAIFYRFHSTVVLCEIWKRCYKAKPDYM, from the exons ATGCATGAAGATGACGAGATGGTGGTCGATGTCCAGCCGACAGAGACTATGCAGCTTAACTCCGACTGCGAAACGATTGGCAATTTCGCAATCTTGGGCCGGAAAGATTCAGGCATTGGCGTTCCAATCGGATGTGAACCGCAATCCGAGCCGATTACTCCAATTAATGAATACTGCTCGCCTGATTGTGACTTAGGTTTTCCTAATCGTAACTGGATACCAGTTGAATTAAAACCTTCGACAGCGCCTTCTTCAGCCAAACTGACAATTGTCTTGGCAGAAAATATTGCGTCATCCGATTGGATAGATCAAATTGAAGCTGGCGAAGCGATCAAACAGAAAAGAGATCAAACCCTAAAAACTCGTACCTCACCTGGTTATAAGACAACGTTTCTTCATTTACCCAACCATTGTGAAAG GCGTGCGACGACGAGAGAAGGAACTCCTTCGGCAATGTCCACCTGTACCGCCGTGAATGTGGCTGCCGTGCCGGATACGCTGTCTAAACGATGGAAGAAACGCGGCGA TGACGCTGTTTTAGCTGTAATTAGCGCTATGTACGCCAAGTTTCTCATCGTGCTGGGACTGGCTTTCCCAATGACGGAAGTCATTTCCAACCACGTGACGTCCTCTTCAtatttg ggCTTCTACTTGTATCTCTACTTTGGTTGCATCGCTTATTTCCTTTACGTTTTCATCACGTTGGTCCGCAACAAAGCCAACAAAAATCGGCGTTCAT TTTGCGGGACGAAACAATCGATGGTGGAATTTAAAGAGCGCGATGACTTTCTTGATGAAGTGACTCATCACCCACGATCCTATAGCGATCCAACGTGGAATAAGCCAACTCATCACGGTTCTTTTTATCTACGAATCGGAGCCGTCT CATTTGGCGTGGGTTCAATGATCTATTCCGGTTTGGAATTTGCGCAATACTTTGAGATCGATGCCGGCAGTTACTGTGACAACATTCTGATGGCCGTCACACCTGCTACTCGTATGGTATTCACGTTCATACAGAtgtacttcatttttttaaacgcaaAG ATGGGCGTTTGTAAACCCAAAGCCATTGCTTACTTTGGTCTGATGCATATGGTAGCAACGAACCTCTGCGTTTGGCTGAACGTCATCATTGAGGAAACCAAACACGAAATCCTCCAGTTTCATCACAACGTATCAAGCC ACGGCCATGGACATGGCGTTAAAACTACGACAGCCAAATACATCACGACCGAGGATGCTGCCCACGCCGAAGCTTTAGTTGATCCAAAAGATATTTTACAGAGCAATCAAGCGATTTTCAGTCGTTCGTTGTTGGACGAATGCAAGAGGAGTGAGGTCATGGGGCACTTGGTTCAAGACGCAAGTCCTCTCCTCTTTCCTTGCGCAATCGAGTACTCGCTGATCTGTGCCGCTATCCTCTACGTCATGTGGAAAAATGTAGCGGCAGGTGGGCTCGATGAAGATCGACGCTATTCGACAAACTCATCGGCTGGTGGTCGCCGATCCCGACATCATTATTCGGTCGATTGCGCCAAGGCCAATAAAGGTCTTTTTGCGGGAATCTTCGTCCTGGTTCTTACCATCATCAGTCTGATACTTTTCTTCGCGCTCATCAATAACCCAGAGTACAGAGCTATGGCAATTATGGAAGTCGGAGCAGCTCGTTTTGTCCTTTTTTGTATGGCGTTCGTGGCCACAATCATCGGCATCATCCAA GTACGCGAGTTGCGTTACGATTCCTCTCGCCATTTTGATCTGGACGATGTGCTTCTCATTTTCGGTCAAATCGGTTTGATGGCCTATAACATATTCACGGTCATAGCAGGTTATTATACAATGAACGAGGACGAAGATGGCGCTCTCGTGCTTCTCAGTGCTTTAGCTGCTCTGTTCCAG GCTGTGACGCAAACCCTCTTCATTCTGGATGCTTCCCGTCGTAATACGTACTCGGTTGACCAGCAGACACGCAAACCCGGTCGTGAAGTTGTCACTTTCCTTTTG GTGTGCAATTTCGCTATGTGGACGGTAAACACCTTGGAAAAATCGAGAGCCGACGTTAATCCCGTGCAGCTACAATTCTATGGTTTATGGCCGTGGATCATTATCATGAACGTGTGTATGCCACTAGCCATTTTCTATCGATTCCATTCCACCGTCGTCCTCTGCGAGATTTGGAAAAGATGTTACAAAGCGAAACCAGACTACATGTGA
- the LOC116923032 gene encoding proton channel OtopLc isoform X1, with the protein MLRQEKKQSSPAIFSNQPSANSEAWRTTALINMSQPCLSSLPSWQTEHHSMHEDDEMVVDVQPTETMQLNSDCETIGNFAILGRKDSGIGVPIGCEPQSEPITPINEYCSPDCDLGFPNRNWIPVELKPSTAPSSAKLTIVLAENIASSDWIDQIEAGEAIKQKRDQTLKTRTSPGYKTTFLHLPNHCERRATTREGTPSAMSTCTAVNVAAVPDTLSKRWKKRGDDAVLAVISAMYAKFLIVLGLAFPMTEVISNHVTSSSYLGFYLYLYFGCIAYFLYVFITLVRNKANKNRRSFCGTKQSMVEFKERDDFLDEVTHHPRSYSDPTWNKPTHHGSFYLRIGAVSFGVGSMIYSGLEFAQYFEIDAGSYCDNILMAVTPATRMVFTFIQMYFIFLNAKMGVCKPKAIAYFGLMHMVATNLCVWLNVIIEETKHEILQFHHNVSSHGHGHGVKTTTAKYITTEDAAHAEALVDPKDILQSNQAIFSRSLLDECKRSEVMGHLVQDASPLLFPCAIEYSLICAAILYVMWKNVAAGGLDEDRRYSTNSSAGGRRSRHHYSVDCAKANKGLFAGIFVLVLTIISLILFFALINNPEYRAMAIMEVGAARFVLFCMAFVATIIGIIQVRELRYDSSRHFDLDDVLLIFGQIGLMAYNIFTVIAGYYTMNEDEDGALVLLSALAALFQAVTQTLFILDASRRNTYSVDQQTRKPGREVVTFLLVCNFAMWTVNTLEKSRADVNPVQLQFYGLWPWIIIMNVCMPLAIFYRFHSTVVLCEIWKRCYKAKPDYM; encoded by the exons ATGCTCCGACAAGAAAAGAAGCAGAGCAGCCCTGCTATATTTTCCAACCAGCCATCCGCTAACAGTGAAGCCTGGAGAACAACAGCTCTAATCAACATGTCACAGCCGTGTCTCTC GAGTCTACCTTCGTGGCAAACAGAACACCATTCGATGCATGAAGATGACGAGATGGTGGTCGATGTCCAGCCGACAGAGACTATGCAGCTTAACTCCGACTGCGAAACGATTGGCAATTTCGCAATCTTGGGCCGGAAAGATTCAGGCATTGGCGTTCCAATCGGATGTGAACCGCAATCCGAGCCGATTACTCCAATTAATGAATACTGCTCGCCTGATTGTGACTTAGGTTTTCCTAATCGTAACTGGATACCAGTTGAATTAAAACCTTCGACAGCGCCTTCTTCAGCCAAACTGACAATTGTCTTGGCAGAAAATATTGCGTCATCCGATTGGATAGATCAAATTGAAGCTGGCGAAGCGATCAAACAGAAAAGAGATCAAACCCTAAAAACTCGTACCTCACCTGGTTATAAGACAACGTTTCTTCATTTACCCAACCATTGTGAAAG GCGTGCGACGACGAGAGAAGGAACTCCTTCGGCAATGTCCACCTGTACCGCCGTGAATGTGGCTGCCGTGCCGGATACGCTGTCTAAACGATGGAAGAAACGCGGCGA TGACGCTGTTTTAGCTGTAATTAGCGCTATGTACGCCAAGTTTCTCATCGTGCTGGGACTGGCTTTCCCAATGACGGAAGTCATTTCCAACCACGTGACGTCCTCTTCAtatttg ggCTTCTACTTGTATCTCTACTTTGGTTGCATCGCTTATTTCCTTTACGTTTTCATCACGTTGGTCCGCAACAAAGCCAACAAAAATCGGCGTTCAT TTTGCGGGACGAAACAATCGATGGTGGAATTTAAAGAGCGCGATGACTTTCTTGATGAAGTGACTCATCACCCACGATCCTATAGCGATCCAACGTGGAATAAGCCAACTCATCACGGTTCTTTTTATCTACGAATCGGAGCCGTCT CATTTGGCGTGGGTTCAATGATCTATTCCGGTTTGGAATTTGCGCAATACTTTGAGATCGATGCCGGCAGTTACTGTGACAACATTCTGATGGCCGTCACACCTGCTACTCGTATGGTATTCACGTTCATACAGAtgtacttcatttttttaaacgcaaAG ATGGGCGTTTGTAAACCCAAAGCCATTGCTTACTTTGGTCTGATGCATATGGTAGCAACGAACCTCTGCGTTTGGCTGAACGTCATCATTGAGGAAACCAAACACGAAATCCTCCAGTTTCATCACAACGTATCAAGCC ACGGCCATGGACATGGCGTTAAAACTACGACAGCCAAATACATCACGACCGAGGATGCTGCCCACGCCGAAGCTTTAGTTGATCCAAAAGATATTTTACAGAGCAATCAAGCGATTTTCAGTCGTTCGTTGTTGGACGAATGCAAGAGGAGTGAGGTCATGGGGCACTTGGTTCAAGACGCAAGTCCTCTCCTCTTTCCTTGCGCAATCGAGTACTCGCTGATCTGTGCCGCTATCCTCTACGTCATGTGGAAAAATGTAGCGGCAGGTGGGCTCGATGAAGATCGACGCTATTCGACAAACTCATCGGCTGGTGGTCGCCGATCCCGACATCATTATTCGGTCGATTGCGCCAAGGCCAATAAAGGTCTTTTTGCGGGAATCTTCGTCCTGGTTCTTACCATCATCAGTCTGATACTTTTCTTCGCGCTCATCAATAACCCAGAGTACAGAGCTATGGCAATTATGGAAGTCGGAGCAGCTCGTTTTGTCCTTTTTTGTATGGCGTTCGTGGCCACAATCATCGGCATCATCCAA GTACGCGAGTTGCGTTACGATTCCTCTCGCCATTTTGATCTGGACGATGTGCTTCTCATTTTCGGTCAAATCGGTTTGATGGCCTATAACATATTCACGGTCATAGCAGGTTATTATACAATGAACGAGGACGAAGATGGCGCTCTCGTGCTTCTCAGTGCTTTAGCTGCTCTGTTCCAG GCTGTGACGCAAACCCTCTTCATTCTGGATGCTTCCCGTCGTAATACGTACTCGGTTGACCAGCAGACACGCAAACCCGGTCGTGAAGTTGTCACTTTCCTTTTG GTGTGCAATTTCGCTATGTGGACGGTAAACACCTTGGAAAAATCGAGAGCCGACGTTAATCCCGTGCAGCTACAATTCTATGGTTTATGGCCGTGGATCATTATCATGAACGTGTGTATGCCACTAGCCATTTTCTATCGATTCCATTCCACCGTCGTCCTCTGCGAGATTTGGAAAAGATGTTACAAAGCGAAACCAGACTACATGTGA
- the LOC116923011 gene encoding H(+)/Cl(-) exchange transporter 4 isoform X1, translated as MSHSFRLTASEVDSHQIPMMERAPFKTPAATFGSFPAAPGYQSFIDKENREGGQRVASISSSYPGPSHSVAMMTSSISSDEDMLDITTTGTTQEQTSFDQESRSVASPAGLGEITAEDIPGIGQYDDFQTIDWQRDLARDRMHHRYITKHKEESILSALKAAHDAWSGWVCVLLVGVVVGAVASFIDIGTTWMTDLKYGICPDAFWFDREQCCWSSNQTSFSDNCSQWLTWPQLFGASDDSAGGYILAYLFYVLWAVSFGALAAILVRMFAPYASGGGIPEIKTILSGFIIRGFLGKWTLLIKSIGIMLAVAAGLSLGKEGPMVHIAICLGNIFSYLFPKYGRNEAKKREILSAAAAAGVSVAFGAPIGGVLFSLEEVSYYFPMKTLWRSFFCALIAAFIVRTINPYGNEHSVLFYVEYNKPWIFYELIPFTALGILGGLIGTLFIRANVWWSRYRKGSRLGQYPVLEVLAITLINGIVAYPNPYTRMSSTRLIYLLFSQCGVANTDDLCDYNRNITDASSAVEFSETGPGVYRALWMLVLALIFKCVITVFTIGIKVPAGLYIPSLCMGAIMGRIVGIGMEQLAYHDPHSWIFHGECSAGGEDCITPGLYAMVGAAAVLGGITRMTVALVVIMFELTGGVRYIVPLMAAVMASKWVGDAFGKDGIYDAHIVLNGYPFLDNKEEFGHTTLAADVMQPKANKPLTVLTQDTTTLEGVEMLLKETDHNGFPVVVSRESQFLVGFVLRRDLSLAVANAKRTMEGLREDSLVLFTPNIPSPWHGSLPLKLRRILDLAPITVTDHTPMETVIDMFRKLGLRQVLVTHNGRLLGIITKKDVLRHMKQMDSEDPDAANTN; from the exons ATGTCCCACTCATTTCGACTAACAGCCAGTGAGGTTGACTCGCACCAAATACCTATGATGGAACGGGCACCTTTTAAAACACCTGCTGCCACATTTGGATCATTTCCTGCTGCACCTGGCTATCAGTCATTCATTGACAag GAAAATCGGGAAGGCGGGCAACGAGTTGCAAGTATTAGCTCTTCTTATCCCGGACCATCACATTCAGTCGCTATGATGACTTCGTCTATAAGTTCAGACGAAGACATGCTAGATATCACAACAACAGGAACAACACAG GAACAAACCTCGTTTGATCAAGAATCTCGTAGTGTCGCTTCGCCTGCTGGGTTAGGAGAGATAACGGCCGAAGATATTCCAGGAATAGGCCAGTACGATGATTTCCAGACTATTGATTGGCAACGTGATCTGGCCCGTGATAGGATGCACCATCGCTACATCACGAAACATAAAGAAGAATCGATTTTGTCTGCTCTTAAAGCTGCTCACGATGCTTGGTCCGGTTGGGTTTGCGTTTTGTTGG TTGGTGTAGTTGTCGGTGCCGTGGCATCGTTTATTGACATCGGAACCACCTGGATGACTGATCTGAAGTATGGAATATGTCCTGATGCATTTTGGTTTGACAGAGAGCAATGTTGCTGGTCGTCAAACCAGACATCGTTCAGTGATAATTGTTCTCAG TGGTTAACTTGGCCACAGCTGTTTGGCGCATCAGACGATTCAGCTGGTGGATATATTCTAGCTTATCTCTTTTACGTTCTATGGGCCGTTTCGTTTGGTGCTCTTGCCGCCATTCTTGTGAGAATGTTTGCACCTTACGCTTCCGGTGGAGGTATTCCAGAG ATCAAAACTATTTTGAGCGGTTTTATTATTCGAGGCTTCCTTGGCAAGTGGACTCTTTTAATAAAATCCATAGGTATTATGTTAGCAGTAGCTGCCGGATTGAGCTTAGGCAAAGAGGGACCCATGGTTCATATCGCCATTTGCCTTG GCAATATATTTTCTTATCTATTTCCAAAATATGGTCGAAATGAGGCCAAAAAACGTGAAATTTTATCTGCCGCAGCCGCCGCCGGTGTGTCTGTGGCATTCGGCGCTCCCATTGGTGGAGTTCTCTTCAGTTTAGAAGAG GTCAGTTACTATTTTCCGATGAAGACTCTTTGGCGTTCCTTTTTTTGCGCcttgattgctgcattcatCGTCCGAACTATCAACCCGTACGGGAATGAGCATTCGGTACTCTTCTATGTCGAATACAACAAGCCTTGGATCTTCTACGAACTGATTCCCTTCACAGCGTTGGGTATTTTAGGG GGACTGATTGGTACTTTGTTTATTCGAGCGAATGTGTGGTGGTCCCGCTACCGTAAAGGCTCTCGTCTCGGCCAGTATCCAGTTCTCGAAGTTTTGGCTATTACGCTCATCAACGGAATTGTGGCATATCCAAACCCGTACACCCGAATGAGTTCGACACGCCTGATCTATTTGCTATTTAGTCAATGTGGCGTGGCCAATACCGACGACCTGTG TGATTACAACCGAAACATCACGGACGCCAGCTCAGCTGTTGAGTTTTCGGAAACTGGCCCTGGAGTCTATCGCGCGCTTTGGATGTTGGTCTTGGCTCTCATTTTCAAGTGTGTGATCACCGTTTTCACGATCGGCATCAAAGTTCCAGCTGGGCTGTACATTCCATCCCTCTGTATGGGTGCCATAATGGGACGCATCGTTGGCATCGGAATGGAACAATTGGCATA TCATGATCCACATAGCTGGATATTTCACGGCGAATGCTCCGCTGGAGGCGAAGATTGCATTACACCCGGACTCTACGCCATGGTGGGAGCGGCGGCCGTCCTTGGAGGCATCACACGAATGACAG TTGCTTTGGTGGTCATCATGTTCGAGCTTACGGGTGGTGTACGTTACATTGTCCCGCTCATGGCTGCCGTAATGGCCAGCAAATGGGTAGGAGATGCTTTTGGCAAAGACGGCATTTATG ACGCCCACATTGTACTTAATGGATATCCATTTTTGGACAACAAGGAAGAATTCGGTCACACTACATTAGCCGCGGATGTCATGCAGCCAAA AGCTAATAAGCCTCTGACGGTTTTGACGCAAGACACAACAACTTTAGAAGGAGTGGAAATGTTGCTCAAAGAAACGGACCACAACGGTTTCCCTGTTGTTGTGTCGAGGGAGTCACAGTTCCTTGTCGGCTTTGTTCTACGACGCGACCTTTCCCTTGCCGTCG CAAATGCAAAACGAACGATGGAAGGGTTGAGAGAAGATTCTCTAGTCTTATTCACACCTAATATACCGTCACCTTGGCACGGGTCACTGCCGTTAAAGTTGCGACGCATCTTAGATCTTGCACCAATCACCGTGACGGATCACACGCCGATGGAAACTGTCATTGACATGTTCCGAAAACTCGGTTTACGTCAAGTCCTCGTCACCCATAACGG GCGATTACTCGGCATAATAACGAAGAAGGATGTTTTACGGCACATGAAGCAAATGGACAGCGAAGATCCGGATGCAGCGAacacaaactaa
- the LOC116923011 gene encoding H(+)/Cl(-) exchange transporter 4 isoform X2, giving the protein MENREGGQRVASISSSYPGPSHSVAMMTSSISSDEDMLDITTTGTTQEQTSFDQESRSVASPAGLGEITAEDIPGIGQYDDFQTIDWQRDLARDRMHHRYITKHKEESILSALKAAHDAWSGWVCVLLVGVVVGAVASFIDIGTTWMTDLKYGICPDAFWFDREQCCWSSNQTSFSDNCSQWLTWPQLFGASDDSAGGYILAYLFYVLWAVSFGALAAILVRMFAPYASGGGIPEIKTILSGFIIRGFLGKWTLLIKSIGIMLAVAAGLSLGKEGPMVHIAICLGNIFSYLFPKYGRNEAKKREILSAAAAAGVSVAFGAPIGGVLFSLEEVSYYFPMKTLWRSFFCALIAAFIVRTINPYGNEHSVLFYVEYNKPWIFYELIPFTALGILGGLIGTLFIRANVWWSRYRKGSRLGQYPVLEVLAITLINGIVAYPNPYTRMSSTRLIYLLFSQCGVANTDDLCDYNRNITDASSAVEFSETGPGVYRALWMLVLALIFKCVITVFTIGIKVPAGLYIPSLCMGAIMGRIVGIGMEQLAYHDPHSWIFHGECSAGGEDCITPGLYAMVGAAAVLGGITRMTVALVVIMFELTGGVRYIVPLMAAVMASKWVGDAFGKDGIYDAHIVLNGYPFLDNKEEFGHTTLAADVMQPKANKPLTVLTQDTTTLEGVEMLLKETDHNGFPVVVSRESQFLVGFVLRRDLSLAVANAKRTMEGLREDSLVLFTPNIPSPWHGSLPLKLRRILDLAPITVTDHTPMETVIDMFRKLGLRQVLVTHNGRLLGIITKKDVLRHMKQMDSEDPDAANTN; this is encoded by the exons GAAAATCGGGAAGGCGGGCAACGAGTTGCAAGTATTAGCTCTTCTTATCCCGGACCATCACATTCAGTCGCTATGATGACTTCGTCTATAAGTTCAGACGAAGACATGCTAGATATCACAACAACAGGAACAACACAG GAACAAACCTCGTTTGATCAAGAATCTCGTAGTGTCGCTTCGCCTGCTGGGTTAGGAGAGATAACGGCCGAAGATATTCCAGGAATAGGCCAGTACGATGATTTCCAGACTATTGATTGGCAACGTGATCTGGCCCGTGATAGGATGCACCATCGCTACATCACGAAACATAAAGAAGAATCGATTTTGTCTGCTCTTAAAGCTGCTCACGATGCTTGGTCCGGTTGGGTTTGCGTTTTGTTGG TTGGTGTAGTTGTCGGTGCCGTGGCATCGTTTATTGACATCGGAACCACCTGGATGACTGATCTGAAGTATGGAATATGTCCTGATGCATTTTGGTTTGACAGAGAGCAATGTTGCTGGTCGTCAAACCAGACATCGTTCAGTGATAATTGTTCTCAG TGGTTAACTTGGCCACAGCTGTTTGGCGCATCAGACGATTCAGCTGGTGGATATATTCTAGCTTATCTCTTTTACGTTCTATGGGCCGTTTCGTTTGGTGCTCTTGCCGCCATTCTTGTGAGAATGTTTGCACCTTACGCTTCCGGTGGAGGTATTCCAGAG ATCAAAACTATTTTGAGCGGTTTTATTATTCGAGGCTTCCTTGGCAAGTGGACTCTTTTAATAAAATCCATAGGTATTATGTTAGCAGTAGCTGCCGGATTGAGCTTAGGCAAAGAGGGACCCATGGTTCATATCGCCATTTGCCTTG GCAATATATTTTCTTATCTATTTCCAAAATATGGTCGAAATGAGGCCAAAAAACGTGAAATTTTATCTGCCGCAGCCGCCGCCGGTGTGTCTGTGGCATTCGGCGCTCCCATTGGTGGAGTTCTCTTCAGTTTAGAAGAG GTCAGTTACTATTTTCCGATGAAGACTCTTTGGCGTTCCTTTTTTTGCGCcttgattgctgcattcatCGTCCGAACTATCAACCCGTACGGGAATGAGCATTCGGTACTCTTCTATGTCGAATACAACAAGCCTTGGATCTTCTACGAACTGATTCCCTTCACAGCGTTGGGTATTTTAGGG GGACTGATTGGTACTTTGTTTATTCGAGCGAATGTGTGGTGGTCCCGCTACCGTAAAGGCTCTCGTCTCGGCCAGTATCCAGTTCTCGAAGTTTTGGCTATTACGCTCATCAACGGAATTGTGGCATATCCAAACCCGTACACCCGAATGAGTTCGACACGCCTGATCTATTTGCTATTTAGTCAATGTGGCGTGGCCAATACCGACGACCTGTG TGATTACAACCGAAACATCACGGACGCCAGCTCAGCTGTTGAGTTTTCGGAAACTGGCCCTGGAGTCTATCGCGCGCTTTGGATGTTGGTCTTGGCTCTCATTTTCAAGTGTGTGATCACCGTTTTCACGATCGGCATCAAAGTTCCAGCTGGGCTGTACATTCCATCCCTCTGTATGGGTGCCATAATGGGACGCATCGTTGGCATCGGAATGGAACAATTGGCATA TCATGATCCACATAGCTGGATATTTCACGGCGAATGCTCCGCTGGAGGCGAAGATTGCATTACACCCGGACTCTACGCCATGGTGGGAGCGGCGGCCGTCCTTGGAGGCATCACACGAATGACAG TTGCTTTGGTGGTCATCATGTTCGAGCTTACGGGTGGTGTACGTTACATTGTCCCGCTCATGGCTGCCGTAATGGCCAGCAAATGGGTAGGAGATGCTTTTGGCAAAGACGGCATTTATG ACGCCCACATTGTACTTAATGGATATCCATTTTTGGACAACAAGGAAGAATTCGGTCACACTACATTAGCCGCGGATGTCATGCAGCCAAA AGCTAATAAGCCTCTGACGGTTTTGACGCAAGACACAACAACTTTAGAAGGAGTGGAAATGTTGCTCAAAGAAACGGACCACAACGGTTTCCCTGTTGTTGTGTCGAGGGAGTCACAGTTCCTTGTCGGCTTTGTTCTACGACGCGACCTTTCCCTTGCCGTCG CAAATGCAAAACGAACGATGGAAGGGTTGAGAGAAGATTCTCTAGTCTTATTCACACCTAATATACCGTCACCTTGGCACGGGTCACTGCCGTTAAAGTTGCGACGCATCTTAGATCTTGCACCAATCACCGTGACGGATCACACGCCGATGGAAACTGTCATTGACATGTTCCGAAAACTCGGTTTACGTCAAGTCCTCGTCACCCATAACGG GCGATTACTCGGCATAATAACGAAGAAGGATGTTTTACGGCACATGAAGCAAATGGACAGCGAAGATCCGGATGCAGCGAacacaaactaa